The Vicinamibacterales bacterium genome contains the following window.
TGTTGTGCGCCCCTTCGCGGTTGCGCCACCCGTAGTTCCGGCCGCCGCGCCCCGGCGGCTCGTAATCCACTTCCTCCCATGCGTTCTGTCCGACGTCGGCCGCCACCAGCGCGCCGGTGCCGCCGCGCGACGGATCGTCGAAGGTGTATCGCCACGGATTGCGCCAGCCGAAGCTCCAGATCTCCGGCCGCGCCCCGGTGCCGGCAAACGGGTTGCCCGCCGGCACGATGTACCCGGTGGGGTGATTCTCCGGCACGCCGACGTCGACGCGCAGCATCTTGCCAAGCAGCGACGCCGGGTCCTGCGCGAAGTGATTCGGATCGTCGCCCGATCCGCCGTCCCCCATCCCGACGTAGAGGTAGCCGTCCGGCCCGAACGCCAGATGCCCGCCGTTGTGATTCGCAAAGGGCTGCACGATGACTGCCGGCCCGCCCGCGCCGTTCCACCGCAGGTCGAACCGCGAGGCGGCGTCGGCCACGAGCGGATTGCCCGAGCGGCGAAAGCGCGCGACGACGGTGTGCCCCTCCGTGTTCGTGAAGTTGACGTAGAAGCGGCCCGTCAGGGCCGCGTCGGGCGGAAACGCCATGCCGAGCAGCCCCTGTTCGCCGCCGGACCTGACGGCGGCGGTGAGATCGAGGAAGTCCGCCGGCTCCACCGTGCCGCCGCGGATCGCACGAATCCGTCCGCGCTGCTCGAGGACGAACTGGACCGCCGGGTCGGCGGGATCCTGGACGATCGCGAGCGGCTGCGTAAAGCCGGACGCGTGCACGCGCGTGCGCAGCTGCGCCGCCGCGTCCGCGGCGGCGGCCAGCACGATCAGCGCGGCGATCGCGATTCGCAACACCACAGTCCCGCGCCTATTATCGGTGGACATGGCGGCGCGCCTCTATCTCGTCCTCGCGCTCGGCGCCCTGGCGGCGTGCGGCCGGACACCGCCGCCGACGCCGTCGCCGCCCGGCACCCCCGGCGAGGCCATCACCGGACGCGAGCGCCTGGGATGGGATCAGCAGGCGCGCGACGCAGCCGAGCTGGCGACGTTCCGCTACGCGATTTACGTCGACGGCGTCCGCTCCGAGGTCGCAGACGTCACCTGCGGCGCGACTGCCGGTGCCGCGGGCTTCGCGTGCTCCGGCCGCCTGCCGGTGCTGTCGAACGGTGCGCACACGCTCGAGCTCGCCGCCTTCATCCTCGACGCCGGCGGCACGCTCGAGAGCGGCCGCAGCGCACCGTTGACCGTGACCGTCGCCGGTCTGGCCGCTCCGCCGCCGATCGCGGCGCCGCTCGCCGCCGGCGAGACGATCGCCACCGCGGACGGCGTGAGGTTCGAGGCGCAGCAGCTCGCCGGCGATCTGCACGATGTCGTCGACCTGGCGCTGCTCCCTGACGGCCGCAGCCTGGTGGGCGAGCGCTCGGGATCCATTCGCCTCGTCAGCCGGGCGCCCGGGAGCGCCCCGCCGTCCCCGGCGCTCCGTCGCTCGGTCGACGGCGGCGTGGCGGCGCTCGCCGTCGCGGCGGACTTCGCGCGCACCGCATACGTCTTCGTCATTCACACGCCGGCGGGAGCGTTCCGCCTCGTCCGCTATCGCCTGGCAGGCGACGCGCTCGTCGATCGCATGCCGCTGATGCGCGACGTCGCGGCATCGGCCGAGAACGCGGCCGCGCTCCGCGCCGGCCGTGACGGACAGCTCTATGCCGCGTTCGACGACGGCGGCAGCCGCGAGGCGGCGAGCCGTCCTTCCGAATGGAACGGCAAGATCCTGCGTATCAACGCCGATGGCAGCACGCCCGGCGATCAGCCCGCCGCGTCGCCGGTCTACTGGAGCGGTCTGCGCGCGCCGCGCGGACTCGGATGGGCGGCGGACGGCGTGCTGTGGTTCACCGAGGAGCGCGGCGACCGGACCGAGCGCCTGGCGGCGATTGGTGTCGCGTCGATCCGTCCGCGGCGGGCGTCGCAGCGCGCGTCGTATCCGTTGCCGCAGCCATTCGGCGTGCGAACGCTCGCCTTCCACGCCGGCGGCGACGTCCCGGCGCTCGACGGCAACCTGCTGATCGCGGCGAGCGATGCCGGACATGTGCTGCGCATCCGCTTCGATGCCGGGGATGCCGGCCGGATCGTCACGACGGAGCGGCTGCTCGACGGACGCGTCGGGCCGGTCCGCGCCGTCGCCGTCGGCAGCGGCGGCGCCATCTACGTGGCCAGCGACTCAGCGCTCTGGCGCCTGATCCCCCACGCGCCATAGCCCGAGGCTCTTGTCGGCGAAGAGATCGCCTCCTTCGGTGCACTGCTCGTTGAGCAGCCGCTCCGGCGGCGGCAGGTTGAACGGCGGCAGTTGCAGGTTCAGCGGCCGCCAGTCGCCGGTAACGATGTCCTCGTTGGCCGTGCAGCCGGGAAACGTGGTCGTGAGCAGCCACTCGCAGCGCGAGCGGCGGATGTTCGAGAGCGCGAGCCGGGCATCGTCCAGCGAGAGGTGAACGAGGCAGTCTCGGCAGAGGAGCAGGTCGGCGTCCGGCAGGTCGTCCTTCAGCAGATCGATGGTCATGAAGCGCCGCCGCGGGCCGCCCCACTGTTCCTGGTTCGCGCCCGCCAGCTCCGGCAGCACGTCGCCGCCGATGTAGTTCACGTCGGTCTCCAGGTGGCGCATCCAGGCGAAGTCGCCGCACGGCACGTCGAGCAGCGTCCGGATCCCCAGACGATCGATGAGCGATCCGAGCTGCGACAGGATCGCGGCGGCCTGCTCGACCGAGGCGCCGGCGCCGGAACGCTCGCGCGCCCCCCAATGGTTGGTGCGGTAGATCTCGCGGAACGCCTGCTCGGTCGAGTAGCGCCGCCCGGCCGATGCCTCGCGCTCGAAGTGGAACGGGTCGAAGGGCACCGAGGTCCGTCGATTCGTCGCCATGGTTGCCTTTGTCTCCATAATGGAGATAATTCACGGATGCCCGCACCGGTCGACGCGTTCCTGCCGCTGACGCATCTCCTCTATGCCGTGCTGCTCTCGCTCGCGGAAGAGGCGACCCACCCGTACGAGCTGGTCAAGCGCATTCGCGAGCGGTCGGACGGCCGCATCGATCCGGGCACCGGATCGTTCTACTCAGTTTTATCGCAAGCGGAGCGCCAGGGACTCATCCGCGAGCGCGCCGCGCCGGCGGATTCGCGCCGGCGCGTCTACGAGCTGGCGCCCCTCGGCCGGCGCGTGCTCGCGGCCGAAGCCGAGCGCCTCGCCGGCCAGTTGAAAGCGACCCGGGCGGCACTGGTCGCGGATCGGCGGCCGTGACGGTCTTCGAACAGCTCTATCGCGCCGCGCTGGCGCTCATGCCGCGCGGGTTCCGCGAGCGCCACGGCGCCGATGCGCTCGAGATGGCCGTGAGCCGCGTCCGCGAAGAAGCCGGCGCCCGTCGTGTCCTGCGAGCGGCCCGCGAGCTGCTGGATCTGCTGCGGCACGTGCCGCGGATCCGGCGCGACGCCGCGACGCTGCCGGTCGGGCGCGGCGAGAGGGGCGGTATGCGGGACGGGCTCGCATCCGACCTCCGCGCGGCGGCGGATCCCGCGGCGATTGCGGTCGTATCGATCGCGTTCGCCGCATGCGGCCTGCTCGCGGTCGGCTGGCCGGCGCGCACGGCGGCGTCCACGGATCCGGCCGCGGCGCTCAGGAACTAGCTGCGGCCGAGCTTACAGAACTCGCAGCGGACACACGGAATTGTGAAACCGCCTGTGCCGTTCCGGCACAGATCCACCCCCTCGCCGTCCGCTCTCTGCTGTAGCAACCCATTGATTTGAAGGAGTTTATCGCCGCTATACCGATGGTGTTCCGTTTGCTTGGATCGCGCCGGCCCAATGCGCCCCGCCGTTCCCTCGCAGAACGCGATCGCCACGCTGGCCGGCGTGTATGCCGCCGCCCTGGCGGCACCCTGGCTCGCGGGCTGGATCGCGACCGATCGCCTTCCGGAGCTTGCCGGCGTTCTGCTCGCGGGCATGCTGACGGCGTGCGTGCCGGCGCAGGCGCGTGCCCTGACGGATCGTTCGTTCATGGCCCCGTCGTTCATTGCCGTCTTCGTCGCGCTGCTGCTGATGGGGCCGCAGGTTGCGTCGATAGTGGCCGTCGCCGCCGCGATCACCGGCGGATACGTCGCGGCGCACACGAGTCCGCGCCAGACGGCGATTGATGCCGCCGTCGCGGTGGCCGCGACCGCGGTGGCAGGCTTCGTCCATGGGCTGCCCGCCGGCCTGCAGGTGTTTCAGGGCTGGCCGTGGCTGCTCATCCCTCTGGCCGCCGCGGCCGTGGCGTATCACGTCGCGCTGGGCGCGTTGACGAGCATCGCCATTCCCTGCGTCCTCCGGCAGGCGATGGACGACTCGTGGCCGTCGCGCGCGACGAACGGCTATCCGGTCTATCTGCTCGGCGCGATCGTCGCCGCCGTCCTTGCCGAGATCGTGCAGCAGGGCCTGTGGAATGTCGCCCCCGCCGCCGCCGGCGGCTTGTATTGCGCGTATCGCGTCTACAGCGACTACATCCGGCGCCTCGAGGAGCAGCAGCGCCGGCGCGAAGTGATCGAGCACCTCGATCAGGGCATGTCGGTGATCGACGGCGCCGGCGTCGTCACCCAGTGGAACGACGCGCTGGAGCGGCTGGTGAAGTGCGATGCCGAGCGGGCGGTCGGTGTTCCTCTCGTCTCGGTGGTTCCGGCGCTGGCGCGCACGGAGCTTCCTCGGACGATGAAGGAGACGCTCGCGGACGGGAAGGTCCGCGTCGTCAACAACCTGGTGCTGCCGTCCGGCGCCGAGACGCGGATCGCACAGATCAAGGTGGTGCCGGTGTCGGGCGGCGTCACGCTGCTGTGGCACGACGTCACCGAGCGGATCCGCGCCGAGCACGAGCTGCGGCGCAGCGGCGAGCGGCTCGCGCTGGCCGCCGAAGGGGCGAACGACGGCCTGTGGCAGTGGAACCTGCAGACGCAGGAGTTCTACGTGTCGAGCCGGTGGCGCGCGATGATCGGGCTGCCGGCGCACGCGGCGAGCGGCAGTCCCGGCGAGTGGCTCGATCGCGTGCACCCCGACGACATCGAACCGCTGACGGGCGCGCTGCAGGCGCACCTCTCCGGCGCCAGTCCCGTCTTCCAGCACGAACATCGCATCCGCCACGAAGACGGCGGCTACCGGCGGTTCCTGTGCCGCGGCGTCGCGGTGAGCGCCGGCGTCGGGCGGAAGCCGAACCGCATCGCCGGATCGCTGACCGACACGACCGAGCAGGCGCTCGCCCAGGAGCGGCTGCGCAGCGTCGGTTTCGTCGACGCGCTCACCGGCCTGTCGAACCGCGCCGTGTTCGTCGAGGCGCTCGGACGGCAGCTCGACGAATGCCGCCGCCGTGGCCAGCGCAGCGGCTTCGCGGTGCTCTACCTCGATCTCGATCGATTCAAGATCGTCAACGACAGCCTCGGCCATCTCGTCGGCGACGAGCTGCTCGTCGCCGCCTCGCGCCGCCTCGAGTCGTGTCTGCGCCAGGGGGACTCGCTGGCCCGGCTCGGCGGCGACGAGTTCGCCATCTTCCTGAACGGGCTGACGGACGACGGGCAGGCGAATGCGATCGCGGGACGGATCCAGGACGCGCTCAGCGCGCCGTTCTCGATCGCCGGGCGCGAGGTGTTCACCTCCGCGAGCCTCGGCATCGCGTTCGGCCCGGCGCACTACACCAATCCCGACGAGATCATGCGCGACGCCGACACCGCGATGTACCACGCCAAGTCACGCGGCAAGTCGCGCCACGAAGTGTTCGACGCGGCGATGCACGCCCGCGTGCGCGACCGCCTCAGCCTGGAGAACGATCTCCGCCGCGCCATCGCGAACAACGATTTCGAAGTGCACTACCAGCCGATCGTCTCGCTCAAGACCGGCATGTGCGTCGGCTTCGAATCGCTGGTGCGCTGGACGCGCAACGGCGAGAAGGTCTCGCCGGTCACGTTCGTGCCGATCGCCGAGGAGCTCGGGCTGGTCGAGCCGCTCGGCACCTGGGTGCTCCAGGAAGCGTGCCGGACGTTCGCGGAGTGGCAGCGGCAGTATCCCCACGCCGGCCTCGACTGCATCACCGTCAACGTCTCGAGCCGCCAGCTGGTGAAGCGGAACTTCCCGCGCGTCGTCCAGCAGACGGTCCACCAGACGGGGCTGCGGCCGGCCGACCTGCGCGTGGAGATTACCGAGACCGCGCTGCTCGACAGTCCCGGCGAGGCCGCCATCGTGCTGCGCGAGCTGCGCGATTTCGGCGTCAAGGTGTATCTGGACGACTTCGGCACCGGGTATTCGTCGCTGAGCCACCTCCACAACCTGCCCGTCGACGCGCTGAAGATCGACCGTTCGTTCGTCAACAGCCTGCTGCTGCCCGGACGTCCGGCGATCGTCGAGAGCATCCTCGCCCTGGCCCGCACGCTCAACACCAGCGTCGTCGCGGAAGGCATCGAGAGCGAGGTACAGGCACGCGAGCTGGAGCGGCTCGGCTGTACGCACGCGCAGGGCTTCCTCTTCTCGCACCCGCTGCCGACCGAGAGGGTGGAAGCGCTGATCAGCGCCTGCCGGCCGCTCGGGCCGAAGGCGCTGCTCGCCGACGGCGAGCCGGATTCATCGCGCGACTTCCCTCGCGTCAGCACGCACCCGGCTGCCACCGCGCCGGCGGTGTAGCGCTCCCGGCTAGAGCGACTTCAGGAACTCGACGAGGTCCGCCTTCTGTTCCGCGGTGAGTCCGAGCGCGAACAGCGCATCGTAGTGGTTGACCACCGCGAGCAGATCAGGCGCGCTGCCGTCGTGGAAGTACGGCGCGTGCTGCCACAGGGCGCGCAGCGGCGTGGTGCGATACATCCCCGTGGCGCTCCGCGCCGCGTATCGCGGATCGGCGCCGACCTCAGACGGGGCGTGCAGCAGCGGCACGCGCGGGTCGGGACCGGCCAGCACGTCGGTGTAGGTCGGCGCAGCGTGGCAGGTACTGCAGCGTGCCGCGCCATTGAAGATCTGCCGTCCACGCTCCGCCGCGGTCTGATCGAAACTGCCCGCGGGAGGAGGCGGAGCGCCCAGGCTCAATTGGTAGGCGAGCAGCGCCGGGAGCTTCGGCGTCACGCGATCGGGCTTCTGCGTGACGGTGACGCCGATGCGCGGATCGGCGAAGCTGCCGTGTCCGCCCATCTGCGTCACCCCGACGTACCCGTTCCAGTACGAGATCGGACCATCGCCGGTGAACGTCTCGAAGCCGACGCCCTGGAGTCCGTACGCGGGAGGAATCACCACCGGCAGCGACGGCGTGTTCAAGGGAACGATGTTCGTGCCGTCGAAGATGTGGTGGCGTGGATCGTACCTGCCCGGTCCCCACGCCCTGAACTCCTCACGCAAGCCGTCCGGGAAACCGGGTGCGGCGGCCGCGATCTTTCCGGGATCCAGGTCGAGGTTGGGCCAGCCGTCCAGCCGCCGTCCGATGCCCGGCGCGAGCGAATCGTCGACGGTCGAGTGGCACAACGCGCACGTGACGCCGACGCTCTTCACACGGTCGGCGCTCACCCTGGCCACGACGCCGACGACGGCGTTCAATTCGAGCAAACGGCGAGTGACGCGCGGATCGTCGACGTCGAGTGTTCCCGCGACCAGCGCGTCGACCACGTGCCGGGGCAGCGCCTCGACGTCGACCTTGAGGCCGAGGCCGAGCGCCGCCGCGGGTGACAGTGTCTGAACCGTCTCGTGCAGCCGCAGCGTGTCGGTCCACAACTGCTCGTCGCCGAACGTGTCGAACCTGAAAATGCTCCGGCCGTCGAGCGGCTGCGCGCCGGCGGACGGTCCGGCCAGCGAGACGACCAGGACTAAGGTCAGCAGGAATGCACCCGCCGCGGCACCGATGAGTCGCATGACATCTCCTCAGCGCGACCATCCCCCGGCGAGATGCGCAGCGGCATCGTCAGCAAGATACGCGCCCGTCGAAAGCGCAGCCGGAGTACCGGGCCGCGCAATCCATTCGATGCGCGCGGCTGGTGCGGCGTTCCCGCCGCCGATGAGATGCCCCGCAACTCTTTCGCGCGCGCCGCCGTCTAAGTACGCGTTTGTAGAACTAATCCTATGGCCAAAGGGGACTTCCTCGGCGAATTCGAGATCTACGTGATGCTGGCGCTGGCCCACCTCGGGCCGGACGCCTACGGCGTGACGATCCGGCAGGAGATCACGCGCCGGACGGGGCGGGAGGTCGCCATCGGCGCCGTCTACGCCACGCTGTCGCGGCTCGAGGCGAAGCGGCTGGTGCGGCATACCCTTTCGGACCCGCTGCCGGTGCAGGGCGGGCGTACGCGCAAGCATTTCACCCTGACGCCGTCCGGCGCCCGCGCCCTCGCGCACGCCACGTCGATGCTCGCCCGCATGATGCAGGGCTGGCGCCATGCCTGACCGGGTGCCGCGCCTCGCGCGCTGGATCCTGCGGCTGGCGGCCGGCGCCGAGCACCGTGACGCGCTCCTGGAGGATCTCGCCGAGGAAGCCGCCGACCTGGCGCGGGCGTCGGGACCCGCCGCGGCGCGCCGCTGGATCCGCCGCCAGGCGCTCGCCTCGCTGCGGCCGCTGCTGCTTCGACGCGCCGAGACCGCCGGCGCCCTCGTGAGGAACGCATCGATGAACGGATGGCGCGGGTTCGGGTCGGACCTCTCGGCGGCGTCGCGCCGGCTGCGCGACACGCCAGGCTTCACGCTGGTCTGCGTGCTGACGCTCGCCCTCGGGATCGGCGGCAACACCGCGGTCTTCACGCTGATCGACCGCGTGCTGCTCAAGCCGCTGCCGGTGCCGCGGCCGGCGGAACTGTATCGCGTCGGCGACACCGACGCCTGCTGCGTCAACTCCGGGCTGCAGGGCTCGTTCTCGTTGTTCTCCTACGATCTCTACACTCATCTGCGCGACGCGGCGCCGCAGTTCACCGGGCTGGCCGCGTTCCAGGCCAACACCCGCACGGTGACGATCGGGCATGCGGATGGCGCCACCCCTCCCGAAACGCTGAACGGCGCCTTCGTCTCGGGCAACTACTTTCAGATGTTCGAGCTGGTCCCCGCGGCCGGCCGCCTCATTCATGGCGCAGACGACGAGCGCGGCGCGCCGGTCGTCGCCGTCCTCAGCCACAACGCCTGGACGCAGCGCTTCCAGTCGCGCGCCGACGCGGTCGGCCGCCGGATCTCGCTCAACGGCGTACCGGCGACGATCGTCGGCGTTGCGCCGCGCGGCTTCTACGGCGAGTCGCTGCGGCCGGATCCGCCGCAGATCTGGATGGCGATCGCGAGCGAGCCGCTGCTGCAGCCGGCGGCAAAGCTGCGCGACGGCAGGGGGCAGCACTGGCTGTACGCGATCGGCCGCTTGAAGCCGGACACGGCGATCCCGGCGCTCGAGTCGCAGTTGACCGCGACGCTGCGCCAGTGGCTCGGCACCATCGACCTGTCCCGGGAACGCGGCGAGATCTCGCGGCAGACCATCACGGTGATTCCCGCCGCGGCCGGCGTCGACAACCTGCGCAACGCCGTCGCGCCGACGCTTCGGGCGCTGCAATGGCTTGCCGGCGCGGTGCTCCTCATCGCCTGCGCCAATCTGGCGAGCCTGCTGCTCGCCAGAGGCACGGCACGGCGGACCGAGACGGCGGTCCGCGTCGCTCTCGGCGCGTCGCGGTTCAGACTGATCGGCCAGTTCCTGCTCGAGAGCATCCTGCTCGCGTGCGCCGGCGGCGCGGCCGGCCTCGCCGTGTCGTACGTCGGCGCGCGCGTCATCATCAATCTCGCGTTCCGCGGCGCGACCGACGTGCCCGTCGATCCGACGCCGTCGACGCTCGTCGTCCTCTTCGCCTTCGGCGCCTCGCTGGTGACCGGCGCGCTGTTCGGCGCGGCGCCGGCGATCGTCGGGTCGCGGACCAGCCCGATCGACGCGCTGCGCGGCGCATCGCGCATTGCGAGCGACCGCGGCGGCCGCCTGCGCGGCTCGCTGATCGCGCTGCAGGTCGCGCTCTCGCTCGTGCTCATCACCTGCGCGGGGCTGCTGGGGCGCAGCCTGCAGCAGCTCGAGCTGCAGGATTTCGGCGTCGCCATCCCCAGCCGCTACGTCGTCACCCTGGCGCCGTCGCTGAGCATGGTGACGCCCGAGGAGCTGCCGTCGATGTACGCGCGCATGCAGGAGCAGCTCGCGCGGATCCCCGGCGTCGTCAACGCCGCGTTCTCGCTGTACGCGCCGATGTCCGGAGACAACTGGTCGACGCGGATCGTGGTCGAGGGGCGCAGCACGCCCGAAGCCGCGTCGTGGAATCGCGTCAGCCCGCGCTACTTCGAGACGGTCGGCACGCCCCTGCTGCGAGGCCGGGCCTTGACCGAGCAGGACCGTCCCGGATCGCCGCTGGTCGCGGTGGTCACGCAAGCCTTTGCCGCCCGGTTCTTCGGCACAGCCGATCCGATCGGCCGCCGGATCGGGCAGATCACGCCGGAGATCGAGATCGTCGGCGTGGTCGCGGACGCGAAGTATCAGGACGGCCGCCGCGCGCCGCGCGAGATGTTCTTTCTGCCGTACCTCCAGGAAACCTCCACCAGCCGCACGCGAGCCGCGGCTGGCGGCCTGCGCATCGATCGCTCGCACTATCCGCAGGCGATCGTGCTGCAGACCGCCGGTCCGCGGTCGGGCCTCGAGGCCGACGTGCGCCGTGTGCTCGCGGACGTCGATCGCCGCATCACGGTCCGCTCGCTGGTCTCGATGGAGGAGCAGGTCGCGCGGGCGTTCAGTCTGGATCGGCTCACCGCGCGTCTGACCCTGGCGTTCGGTGCGGTCGCGCTGCTGCTGGCGTGCCTCGGCCTCTACGGCGTCACCGCGTACTCGGTGGCGCGGCGCACCCGTGAGATCGGCGTCCGCATGGCCGTGGGCGCGTCGCGGGGCCGCGTGGTCGGGACGATCCTCCGTTCGGCGATTGGTCAGGTCGCGGCCGGCGTCGCCATCGGCATGCCGCTGACGTTGATGGCCGGCCGCATTCTCGCATCGCGTCTGTTCGGCGTCACCGGCCACGACCCGCTGGTGATTGCCGCAGGTCTGGCGCTGCTCGGCGTGTCGGCGGCGATCGCCGCGCTGCTGCCGGCGGCGCGCGCCGCAACAATGGATCCGGTCCGGGCGCTGCGGATTGAATAATGCGTAGAATCGGATATGGGCCCACCCGGCAGGACGATCGCGGCGGACGATAGCGCCGCGCTGCACATCCTCGAAGCCAGGCTGCAGGCGCTGCTGCCGCAGGAATACCAGGGCTCGTACGACGAGGTCGAGCCGGTGCCGATGGGATCGGCGGGCTTGAAGTACGACGCCGACGGGCAGGTCGCGTGGAACGAGATCTGGCAGACGTTCTGCGACCTTGCGCTCGCCGGCGGCCCGCCGCACAAGGGGCGTCTCCTCCTGCCCGGCGCCGCCGACGCCATCGCCGCCGAGCCCGATCGCTACGCCGCCGTGACGGGGGAGATCTGCAGAGGGATCTCACTGGCGACCGGGCTGCCCTCGGAGCCGTCGGCCGAACCGGGCTGGATTCATGTCGGCTGCGACAGTGCGGGCATGGCGGGCTGGCTGCTGCGGGCGATCGCGATGGAGAACGTCGCCGTCCGTGCCGACGACAGCGTGCTCGATCTTCCCGCCGCGCCGGCATACCGCCTCGAGAAGGAAATCAAGAACGTCGTCACGGTGATCGCGAAGACCTGCCACTACTGGGCCGGGCACATGTGGTGCTTCGAGCAGCGGGCGATCGCGGACCTGTTCGCCGAGATGGACGCGGAATCGCCGCTGCTCGTGCCGTCGTACCCGAATCCCGACTGGATCGGCGTGCCGTGCCCGAACGTCCGCAGCGCCGTCTGGATGACGCGCATCCTGGTCGCCGGCAACGTGCTCGCGCGGCGCGAGGACACGGTGCTGCTGGTTCCGGTCGACCCGGTTCGCGATCCGCACGCCACCGCGGTGCAGGCGGCGGTGGCCCGGGCGCGACGACTCGCGGTGCTGAAAGGGCTCGTCGAGCCCCCGGCCGGCTGACCCCCGGATTCCCTCGGAAATCGCTTCCCTCGTCCGTCTCCTGATCTGGCTGTTCGCTTCGCCCTGCCTGGCCGTTAAGGCGTGTAGGCATTGCAGAGCGCAACCGGCAGTGGTGTGCGAAGGGGGCGCAGATGAGCGCAGAATTTCAGGTCGTCGGCGGCAACTCGAAGGCGCCTTTCACGCTGAAGGTGCACAGGGGCGACGGTATGGCGCTGCTCGCCATGAACTGGCGCCACGGGCGCCCGCCGCGGAACTTCGTGGGGTTTGCCATCGAATTCCGCGAACCGGACAGCGACAAGTTCTGGGCGGTCAGGAACCGGATCGGGTTCCCCGGGCAGCGCAGGAAGTTCTCCGACCCGCCGGTGGAAAGCACCATGGCGCCGATTCAGAAGTTCCGGTGGGTGCACTTCCCCGGGAACGCCGAGAAGCCGGGCAAGTTCACCTACCGGATCACCCCGATGTTCATGGACGAGGGTGGCGCGTTGAGCAAGGGGGAGGCGCAGACGGCTTCGATCGCGCTGATGCGCGAGACGCTGCCGGGGCAGGTGAACGTGTCGTTCACGCGCGGCTACGTCTCGTCGCAGGCCTTCGTGCAGCGGTTCGCCCCCGACCGCGTGCTCTCCACCCTGATACCGGACGGGTCGCACGAGGGACTGGATTTCACGCCCACGCACAAGCACGCGAAAGAAGCGCACGAGTGGATGGGATTCGAGGCCCGATCGGTGATCCACGAGCTGCTCGACGAGGCCATCAGCAGGAAGGCGGAGGTTCGCGCCATCGCGTTCGATCTGAACCTGCCGGAGATCCTGGCGCCGCTCGTCAAGCTCAAGTCGCGGCTGAAGATCATCATCGACGATTCCGCCTCGCACAAGGCGGCGAAGGGGCCGGAGAGTCAGGCGGCGGCGAAGCTGAAGGCGTCGGCCGGGCCGGCCAACGTCAAGCGCCAGCATCTCGGCAGCCTGCAGCATCACAAGTCCATCGCGGTGCGCGGCAGCGGCATCAACAAGGTGCTGTTCGGCTCGACCAACTTCAGTTGGCGCGGCTTCTACGTGCAGTCGAACAACGCGGTGGTCGTCAACAGCAGGAAGGCCGTGGACGACTACTTCGCGAGCTTCGACGCCTATTTCAGCGCCAGGCGGACCCCCGACTTTCAGAAGTCTCCGTCCGCGAAGACGTGGCACACGCTCGGCGTGCCCGGTCTCACCGCGAAGGTCGGCTATTCGCCGCACATCGCGAAGAAGGGTCTCCTGGCGGACGTCGGCAGGGACATCGCAAAGGCGAAGTCGTCCGTCCTGTTCTCGCTCGCGTTCCTCGGCCAGACGACGAAGGGGCCGATCGGTCCTGCTCTCGGCAGGCAGATCAAGAGCCCGAAGGTGCACACGCTCGGGATTGCCGATGCCAACGTGAAGGCCGGGAACCTGGGCGTCGAAGTGATCACGCCCGACAACAAGCGCCGCATCGTCCGCTCGGCGGCGCTGACCGGCAACGTGCCGGCGCCGTTCAGCACCGAGCCGTCCGGCCTCTCGGGGAGCAAGGGGCAGCATCGCGGCACCCGCATGCATCACAAGTTCGTGGTGATCGACTTCGACACGGCTGACGCGCGCGTCTACTTCGGTTCGTACAACTTCTCCGTGCCGGCCGACGAGAAGAACGGCGAGAACCTGGTGATGATCAAGGACCGCGCCGTCGCGACGAGCTTCATGATCGAGGCGGTGCGGCTCTACGATCACTATCGTTTCCGCACCGTACAGGAAGACGCCAGGGACAGGAAGCGC
Protein-coding sequences here:
- a CDS encoding EAL domain-containing protein, which translates into the protein MRPAVPSQNAIATLAGVYAAALAAPWLAGWIATDRLPELAGVLLAGMLTACVPAQARALTDRSFMAPSFIAVFVALLLMGPQVASIVAVAAAITGGYVAAHTSPRQTAIDAAVAVAATAVAGFVHGLPAGLQVFQGWPWLLIPLAAAAVAYHVALGALTSIAIPCVLRQAMDDSWPSRATNGYPVYLLGAIVAAVLAEIVQQGLWNVAPAAAGGLYCAYRVYSDYIRRLEEQQRRREVIEHLDQGMSVIDGAGVVTQWNDALERLVKCDAERAVGVPLVSVVPALARTELPRTMKETLADGKVRVVNNLVLPSGAETRIAQIKVVPVSGGVTLLWHDVTERIRAEHELRRSGERLALAAEGANDGLWQWNLQTQEFYVSSRWRAMIGLPAHAASGSPGEWLDRVHPDDIEPLTGALQAHLSGASPVFQHEHRIRHEDGGYRRFLCRGVAVSAGVGRKPNRIAGSLTDTTEQALAQERLRSVGFVDALTGLSNRAVFVEALGRQLDECRRRGQRSGFAVLYLDLDRFKIVNDSLGHLVGDELLVAASRRLESCLRQGDSLARLGGDEFAIFLNGLTDDGQANAIAGRIQDALSAPFSIAGREVFTSASLGIAFGPAHYTNPDEIMRDADTAMYHAKSRGKSRHEVFDAAMHARVRDRLSLENDLRRAIANNDFEVHYQPIVSLKTGMCVGFESLVRWTRNGEKVSPVTFVPIAEELGLVEPLGTWVLQEACRTFAEWQRQYPHAGLDCITVNVSSRQLVKRNFPRVVQQTVHQTGLRPADLRVEITETALLDSPGEAAIVLRELRDFGVKVYLDDFGTGYSSLSHLHNLPVDALKIDRSFVNSLLLPGRPAIVESILALARTLNTSVVAEGIESEVQARELERLGCTHAQGFLFSHPLPTERVEALISACRPLGPKALLADGEPDSSRDFPRVSTHPAATAPAV
- a CDS encoding PQQ-dependent sugar dehydrogenase, which codes for MAARLYLVLALGALAACGRTPPPTPSPPGTPGEAITGRERLGWDQQARDAAELATFRYAIYVDGVRSEVADVTCGATAGAAGFACSGRLPVLSNGAHTLELAAFILDAGGTLESGRSAPLTVTVAGLAAPPPIAAPLAAGETIATADGVRFEAQQLAGDLHDVVDLALLPDGRSLVGERSGSIRLVSRAPGSAPPSPALRRSVDGGVAALAVAADFARTAYVFVIHTPAGAFRLVRYRLAGDALVDRMPLMRDVAASAENAAALRAGRDGQLYAAFDDGGSREAASRPSEWNGKILRINADGSTPGDQPAASPVYWSGLRAPRGLGWAADGVLWFTEERGDRTERLAAIGVASIRPRRASQRASYPLPQPFGVRTLAFHAGGDVPALDGNLLIAASDAGHVLRIRFDAGDAGRIVTTERLLDGRVGPVRAVAVGSGGAIYVASDSALWRLIPHAP
- a CDS encoding PadR family transcriptional regulator; its protein translation is MPAPVDAFLPLTHLLYAVLLSLAEEATHPYELVKRIRERSDGRIDPGTGSFYSVLSQAERQGLIRERAAPADSRRRVYELAPLGRRVLAAEAERLAGQLKATRAALVADRRP
- a CDS encoding PQQ-dependent sugar dehydrogenase, with product MVLRIAIAALIVLAAAADAAAQLRTRVHASGFTQPLAIVQDPADPAVQFVLEQRGRIRAIRGGTVEPADFLDLTAAVRSGGEQGLLGMAFPPDAALTGRFYVNFTNTEGHTVVARFRRSGNPLVADAASRFDLRWNGAGGPAVIVQPFANHNGGHLAFGPDGYLYVGMGDGGSGDDPNHFAQDPASLLGKMLRVDVGVPENHPTGYIVPAGNPFAGTGARPEIWSFGWRNPWRYTFDDPSRGGTGALVAADVGQNAWEEVDYEPPGRGGRNYGWRNREGAHNNVTSRPPAFTPLIDPIHEYDHSQGSSITGGYVYRGTALGAAFRGRYFFADFVRSRVWSIALTADGGGEGRASDLREHTAELGGAAQLAGVSSFGIDAGGELFVVSYSRGVVLRIVGPPPTPGTLRIIR
- a CDS encoding helix-turn-helix transcriptional regulator, with amino-acid sequence MAKGDFLGEFEIYVMLALAHLGPDAYGVTIRQEITRRTGREVAIGAVYATLSRLEAKRLVRHTLSDPLPVQGGRTRKHFTLTPSGARALAHATSMLARMMQGWRHA